The Chryseobacterium sp. 52 genome includes a region encoding these proteins:
- a CDS encoding glycine--tRNA ligase — translation MAKQEDVFKKVISHAKEYGFIFPSSEIYDGLSAVYDYGQNGAELKNNIKQYWWKAMVQLNENIVGIDSAILMHPTTWKASGHVDAFNDPLIDNKDSKKRFRADVLVEDYCAKIEDKENKEIEKAAKRFGESFDKAQFVATNPKILEYRAKREAILSRLAKSLENEDLADVKSLIEELEIADPDTGSKNWTEVRQFNLMFGTKLGASADSAMDLYLRPETAQGIFVNFLNVQKTSRHRLPFGIAQIGKAFRNEIVARQFIFRMREFEQMEMQFFVAPGTELEFYEQWKTKRLNWHLALGLGNDNYRFHDHEKLAHYANAAADIEFNFPFGFKELEGVHSRTDFDLKAHEKASGRKLQFFDPERNENYVPYVVETSVGLDRLFLSIFSHCLKDEVLEDGSERTVLSLPPALAPIKAAILPLMKRDGLAEYAENIFNDLKYDFNLFYEEKDAIGKRYRRQDAIGTPYCITIDHDSLTDHTVTIRDRDTMQQERVPVSELRRIIDEKTNFRNLLSKL, via the coding sequence ATGGCAAAGCAAGAAGATGTTTTCAAGAAAGTGATCTCTCACGCTAAAGAATATGGTTTTATATTCCCTTCCAGTGAGATCTATGATGGTTTATCCGCTGTTTATGATTATGGACAGAATGGTGCCGAATTAAAAAATAATATCAAACAATATTGGTGGAAAGCGATGGTACAGCTTAACGAAAATATTGTGGGTATTGATTCGGCGATCCTTATGCACCCAACAACATGGAAGGCATCAGGCCACGTAGACGCTTTCAACGATCCATTGATTGACAATAAAGATTCCAAGAAACGTTTCAGAGCAGACGTTTTGGTGGAAGATTACTGCGCCAAAATTGAAGATAAAGAGAATAAAGAAATTGAAAAAGCAGCGAAAAGGTTTGGTGAATCTTTCGATAAGGCACAGTTTGTAGCTACGAATCCAAAAATCCTGGAATACCGTGCAAAAAGAGAAGCGATTCTTTCAAGATTAGCAAAATCACTTGAAAATGAAGATCTTGCTGATGTAAAATCTTTAATTGAAGAACTGGAAATTGCTGATCCTGATACAGGTTCTAAAAACTGGACCGAAGTAAGACAGTTTAATCTAATGTTCGGAACGAAATTAGGAGCTTCTGCAGACAGCGCGATGGATCTTTATCTGAGACCGGAAACGGCTCAGGGTATCTTCGTTAACTTTTTGAATGTACAGAAAACGTCACGTCACAGACTTCCTTTTGGTATTGCACAAATTGGTAAAGCATTCAGAAATGAAATCGTTGCAAGACAGTTTATTTTCAGAATGCGTGAATTTGAACAGATGGAAATGCAGTTTTTTGTAGCTCCGGGAACAGAACTTGAATTCTACGAACAATGGAAAACAAAACGTCTGAACTGGCACCTTGCTCTTGGTTTAGGAAACGATAATTACAGGTTCCATGATCATGAAAAACTGGCTCATTATGCCAATGCTGCCGCTGATATTGAATTTAACTTCCCATTTGGTTTCAAAGAACTGGAAGGAGTTCACTCCAGAACAGATTTCGATTTAAAAGCCCATGAAAAAGCTTCAGGAAGAAAACTTCAGTTCTTCGATCCGGAAAGAAATGAGAACTATGTTCCATATGTAGTGGAAACATCAGTAGGTTTAGACCGATTATTCCTTTCTATCTTCTCTCACTGCCTTAAAGATGAAGTATTGGAAGACGGTTCAGAAAGAACTGTTTTATCTTTACCTCCGGCTTTAGCCCCAATCAAAGCAGCTATTCTTCCGTTAATGAAGAGAGATGGTTTAGCAGAGTATGCAGAAAATATCTTCAACGACCTGAAATATGATTTCAACCTGTTCTACGAAGAAAAAGACGCCATCGGAAAACGATACAGAAGACAGGATGCCATTGGTACACCTTATTGTATTACCATCGACCACGACTCTTTAACAGATCATACGGTAACGATAAGAGACAGAGATACGATGCAGCAGGAAAGAGTTCCGGTATCTGAATTAAGAAGAATCATCGACGAGAAAACGAATTTCAGAAATTTACTTTCTAAACTATAG
- a CDS encoding M48 family metalloprotease has translation MTRKLIVFVFFIFSVMGAAQTYKMIDTADYLQRKEFLKSFTGNNEVFIKKLKSQYSGKTGSELSKIYKEFETDFEKQVKNKDFIFKSEFETEIKTLIQRLKKNNPKIPQDLKILVARDNTPNAYCLADGTFVINMGLYNWFNSEDQIAAVITHELGHKIDEHSLKTFLSIIEQNQLDKITVQNLKETTVSRSQTQNKKAFDILKNRAYKKGVERRQQEMQADSLGYVIFKNSDFKKNEYVNALQRLQDFDTISPRELKVETYKKLFDLPKQAFNEKWMKKEDFSLYNYNFYKEKLDKDSLASHPEMSRRIERLKKTFAELKTTAEPEKPSETFTTLKKMARMEILPNYFHSEDYGLGIYASMQFLQDGEEEKYYKGWLGKCFSKIYEARKKYNLNRYLDRIEPKNQSESYQQFLNFMWNLSLDDIKNIADFYQSSYQIKES, from the coding sequence ATGACCAGAAAACTCATTGTATTCGTGTTTTTCATTTTTTCAGTGATGGGAGCTGCCCAGACCTATAAAATGATAGACACCGCAGACTATTTGCAGAGAAAAGAATTTTTGAAAAGTTTTACCGGAAATAACGAAGTTTTTATTAAAAAATTAAAATCACAGTATTCAGGGAAGACCGGTTCGGAATTATCTAAAATCTATAAGGAATTCGAAACCGATTTTGAAAAACAGGTTAAAAACAAAGATTTTATTTTTAAGTCTGAATTTGAAACCGAAATAAAGACTCTGATCCAACGTCTGAAAAAAAATAATCCGAAGATCCCTCAGGACCTGAAAATTTTGGTGGCAAGAGATAATACGCCTAATGCCTATTGCCTTGCGGACGGGACTTTCGTAATTAATATGGGCCTGTACAACTGGTTTAACAGCGAAGATCAGATTGCGGCGGTGATCACCCATGAATTGGGACATAAGATTGATGAACATTCACTTAAAACATTTTTAAGCATTATTGAGCAGAATCAGCTGGATAAAATTACCGTACAGAATCTGAAAGAAACAACAGTAAGCCGGAGCCAGACTCAGAATAAGAAAGCTTTTGATATTCTTAAAAACCGGGCGTATAAAAAAGGAGTGGAAAGAAGGCAGCAGGAAATGCAGGCGGATTCTCTGGGGTATGTGATCTTTAAGAACAGTGATTTTAAGAAGAACGAATACGTTAATGCACTTCAAAGGCTGCAGGATTTTGATACGATTTCGCCCCGTGAACTGAAAGTAGAAACATATAAGAAACTTTTTGACCTTCCAAAGCAGGCTTTCAATGAAAAATGGATGAAGAAGGAAGATTTTTCCCTGTACAATTATAATTTTTACAAAGAAAAACTGGATAAAGATTCTCTGGCATCGCATCCCGAAATGTCCAGAAGGATTGAGAGACTTAAAAAAACATTTGCAGAACTTAAAACAACGGCAGAACCGGAAAAACCTTCTGAGACTTTTACAACATTAAAGAAAATGGCCAGAATGGAGATTCTTCCCAATTATTTTCATTCTGAAGATTACGGACTGGGAATTTATGCATCGATGCAGTTTCTGCAGGATGGTGAAGAGGAAAAATACTACAAAGGCTGGCTTGGCAAGTGTTTTTCGAAAATATATGAAGCCCGGAAAAAATATAACCTGAACCGGTATCTCGACAGGATAGAACCCAAAAATCAGAGTGAAAGCTACCAGCAATTCCTGAATTTTATGTGGAATCTGAGCCTTGATGATATAAAGAATATAGCCGATTTTTACCAAAGCAGCTACCAAATAAAAGAATCCTGA
- a CDS encoding serine hydrolase domain-containing protein, whose protein sequence is MKALKYVIGGAAAGLAAVYLLGYDYLFSGISKTYLKGKSSAYIDDGKLFPANLIATEEPELWTEDPDYNKKELPENIIENLKHSKTATFVVIKHGKILHEQYWDGYNQLSQTNSFSMAKAVTVMLLGKALEEGIMTSIDEKLSDFYSEFKEKEFGSEVTLKNLAQMEAGLDWDEDYNSPFLPNAKAYYGRNLVNAVFSRKFKEEPGTRYEYQSGSTQLLGFALKKALNQTLASYLSEKFWIPMGMEQNASWSTDNRGMEKTYCCIHSNARDYAKLGQLFLDNGKVGEKQILNPDFIEQMRTPTEKSKEIYGMGLWINHDNPVKHYYFLGLQGQYIIMVPEHNMVIVKTGSYSNNPKNDRGRPDQVKFLVNETVQLFQ, encoded by the coding sequence ATGAAGGCATTAAAATATGTAATAGGCGGAGCAGCCGCAGGTCTGGCTGCAGTTTATCTTTTGGGATATGACTATTTATTCAGTGGAATTTCCAAAACCTACCTCAAAGGAAAGTCAAGTGCCTACATTGATGACGGAAAGCTCTTTCCCGCAAACCTCATCGCTACCGAAGAACCAGAATTGTGGACAGAAGACCCTGACTACAACAAGAAAGAACTGCCCGAAAATATCATTGAAAACTTAAAGCATTCCAAAACCGCTACTTTTGTGGTGATAAAACATGGGAAAATCCTCCATGAGCAGTATTGGGACGGCTATAACCAGCTTTCACAAACCAATTCTTTCTCTATGGCTAAGGCTGTAACGGTCATGCTTTTGGGAAAAGCTCTGGAAGAAGGAATTATGACAAGCATAGATGAAAAGCTTTCTGATTTTTATTCTGAATTTAAAGAAAAAGAATTCGGAAGTGAGGTTACGCTTAAAAATTTAGCACAAATGGAAGCCGGACTTGACTGGGATGAAGATTACAATAGTCCTTTTCTTCCCAATGCAAAAGCCTATTACGGACGGAACCTTGTGAATGCTGTATTTTCAAGAAAATTCAAAGAAGAACCCGGCACCCGATATGAATACCAGAGCGGATCTACCCAGCTTCTCGGATTTGCTCTGAAAAAAGCTCTGAACCAAACCCTTGCCAGCTATTTATCTGAAAAATTCTGGATTCCGATGGGGATGGAACAGAATGCCTCCTGGAGTACAGACAATCGTGGAATGGAAAAAACATATTGCTGCATCCATTCCAATGCAAGAGATTATGCAAAACTGGGACAGCTGTTTTTAGATAACGGAAAAGTGGGCGAAAAGCAAATCCTCAATCCGGATTTCATTGAGCAGATGAGAACGCCTACCGAAAAGTCTAAAGAAATCTATGGAATGGGGCTTTGGATCAACCATGACAATCCTGTCAAACATTATTACTTCCTTGGACTGCAGGGGCAATATATTATTATGGTTCCGGAGCACAATATGGTTATTGTAAAAACCGGAAGCTACAGCAACAATCCTAAAAATGACAGAGGCAGACCGGATCAGGTAAAATTCCTGGTCAATGAAACCGTTCAATTATTTCAGTAG
- a CDS encoding TetR/AcrR family transcriptional regulator — translation MRGRPTVHHDEDLVLKAQEVFWKKGYSAASLADLLEATGTGSGSFYNTFKGGKKEVFKKSLHQRKNFFLAFKKELEQAEDPLKKIKDFYLSIADENNESHMKGCILVNSVLEMTFVDDELEKLSSSILQEVEEMYTKIIRQSQEKGQIKNQTPADILGKYLVTFWCGLNSLRKIYPDTNILKNQIEFQLKILE, via the coding sequence ATGAGAGGCAGACCTACCGTACATCATGATGAAGATCTTGTTTTAAAAGCTCAGGAAGTCTTTTGGAAAAAAGGTTATTCTGCTGCTTCTCTGGCTGACTTACTGGAGGCAACCGGAACGGGAAGTGGAAGTTTTTACAATACATTTAAAGGAGGAAAGAAAGAAGTTTTTAAAAAATCCCTACATCAAAGAAAGAATTTCTTTCTGGCTTTTAAAAAGGAACTCGAACAGGCTGAAGATCCTTTGAAGAAGATTAAAGATTTTTACCTCAGCATTGCGGATGAAAATAATGAATCCCACATGAAAGGTTGTATACTGGTTAATTCCGTCCTGGAAATGACTTTCGTGGATGATGAACTGGAAAAGCTTTCATCCTCAATCCTTCAGGAAGTTGAAGAAATGTACACTAAAATCATCAGACAATCACAAGAAAAAGGACAAATCAAAAATCAAACTCCTGCAGATATTTTAGGTAAGTATCTAGTAACGTTCTGGTGTGGCCTGAACAGTTTGAGAAAAATATATCCGGACACAAACATCCTGAAAAATCAGATCGAATTTCAACTGAAAATACTGGAATAA
- a CDS encoding Y-family DNA polymerase — translation MYALVDCNNFFVSCERTLDPSLEGKAVVVLSNNDGCVVSRSKEAKDLGIPMAAPAFKYKDLFKQHDVKSFSAKFELYNYKSQQVINISKSYVLEYEVYSIDELFLELSGFKYVNIRDYCLKIKDEIKAKENIPVSIGIAPTKTLCKVANRIVKDYPDQFNGVYTLDTPEKIEKALKWLNIGDVWGIGRKLAAKMQDSGVYKAWDLLQKPEMWVRKVMGIHGIRMINELKGIRQLELDSPSPKKSIAVTRSFMEMLTKKEEVRERVETFGMYCSERLRKQNTCCRMVTVFVQTNRFRKDLPEYRNAITQILPNPANSSILIGRVVNELFEAIYRDGFHYKRAGVIVNDFVPEDERQISLFEEDIQNQHLPAMKAMDAMNKKFGKDKVRLGSMSGENTFGRAKLSPEYEAFLKNNTLPEANFRFH, via the coding sequence ATGTACGCTTTAGTAGACTGCAATAACTTTTTCGTTTCCTGTGAGAGAACTCTTGACCCGTCTCTCGAGGGAAAAGCCGTTGTGGTACTTTCTAATAATGACGGTTGTGTGGTGTCCAGAAGCAAAGAAGCCAAAGATCTGGGGATTCCTATGGCTGCACCTGCATTCAAATATAAAGATCTTTTCAAACAACATGATGTGAAAAGTTTTTCTGCGAAATTTGAATTGTATAATTACAAAAGTCAGCAGGTTATTAATATTTCAAAATCATATGTTCTGGAATACGAAGTTTACAGCATAGATGAACTTTTTCTGGAGCTTTCAGGTTTCAAATACGTAAATATCCGCGATTATTGTCTTAAAATCAAAGATGAAATTAAAGCCAAAGAAAATATTCCCGTAAGCATAGGAATTGCACCTACCAAAACACTGTGTAAAGTGGCTAACAGGATTGTAAAAGATTATCCGGATCAATTTAACGGAGTTTATACACTCGATACACCGGAAAAAATTGAAAAAGCCCTAAAGTGGCTCAATATAGGGGATGTCTGGGGAATAGGCCGTAAACTTGCTGCGAAAATGCAGGACAGTGGTGTATACAAAGCCTGGGATCTTCTCCAAAAGCCTGAAATGTGGGTCAGAAAGGTCATGGGGATCCATGGAATTAGAATGATTAATGAGCTGAAAGGGATCCGCCAGTTGGAATTGGACAGCCCGTCTCCCAAAAAGTCAATTGCTGTTACCAGAAGCTTTATGGAAATGCTTACCAAAAAAGAAGAAGTCCGGGAGCGTGTGGAAACCTTTGGAATGTACTGCTCCGAAAGGCTCCGGAAACAGAATACCTGCTGCAGAATGGTCACTGTTTTTGTCCAGACCAACCGTTTCAGAAAAGATCTTCCCGAATATAGAAATGCGATCACCCAGATTCTTCCCAATCCGGCTAATTCCTCTATTTTAATAGGAAGAGTGGTGAACGAGCTCTTTGAAGCCATTTACAGAGACGGATTTCATTACAAAAGGGCGGGAGTTATCGTCAATGATTTTGTTCCTGAAGATGAGCGGCAGATCAGTCTTTTTGAAGAAGATATCCAAAATCAGCATCTTCCGGCCATGAAAGCAATGGATGCCATGAATAAGAAATTCGGGAAAGATAAAGTCCGTTTAGGGAGCATGAGCGGAGAGAATACTTTTGGAAGAGCAAAGCTTTCTCCGGAGTATGAAGCTTTTTTAAAAAACAACACACTGCCTGAAGCTAATTTTAGATTCCATTAG
- a CDS encoding tetratricopeptide repeat protein → MEKKIIFFLFLIISNFMFSQNFDFERQYKYARTLSSKNPDSSEIVLNIIIDSAVRKNQPNYLAKAYYLKSFNSYLKSDAKGTLDFAEKALKISTENNYSPGKALAYRMQGTQYAKLGLLKESFQSLNKGLSEIKNENTDEGHELKGMIYNSFLILLNQNEYQKKASYSKNAVREFQQIKNIPRRNELLVSAYTNLGYNLSEVKKFDEAQSFFVKALALVGNDNHYLKSNILHDIGFSFSQQKKPDSAVLYYQKALKIASDYGFNEKKIEITKNLEEAYNQLGDIQNVQKYKLKNLELKDSVAYNQKMAVNKTLNQKEENFDRQLIRSHSVSKGLIAACTLLLLILGVVIFKMISLRKKHKKAVAQIYQQGITPVAYEEDPQETEDQSGNNIPADIKISPEAEQHILHGLQTFEGSFDFNHKNISRYNVSNTLNVNTKYLSAVIKKHKSFNFNQYINHLRINYIVDKLKSDPQYRKYKINHLAELTGYSSHSAFSIEFKKITGIHPSAFIKALDSIS, encoded by the coding sequence ATGGAGAAAAAAATAATCTTCTTTCTCTTCCTTATCATCTCAAATTTCATGTTCTCTCAAAACTTTGATTTTGAGCGACAGTACAAATATGCCAGAACTCTGTCTTCTAAAAATCCGGACAGTTCAGAAATTGTCCTGAATATCATTATAGATTCTGCCGTGAGAAAAAATCAACCGAATTATCTTGCGAAAGCTTACTATCTGAAATCGTTCAACAGCTATTTGAAATCAGATGCAAAAGGAACCCTTGATTTTGCTGAAAAAGCCCTGAAAATTTCTACAGAGAACAATTATTCCCCAGGCAAAGCCCTCGCCTACCGTATGCAGGGAACACAGTATGCTAAACTGGGACTTTTAAAGGAGTCTTTCCAAAGCCTGAATAAAGGACTGTCTGAAATAAAAAATGAAAATACAGATGAAGGACACGAACTGAAAGGAATGATCTATAATTCTTTTTTGATCCTTTTGAACCAGAATGAATACCAGAAGAAAGCGTCTTACTCTAAAAATGCTGTCCGTGAGTTTCAACAGATCAAAAATATTCCCAGGCGGAATGAACTGCTGGTTTCCGCCTATACGAATCTGGGCTACAATTTATCTGAAGTAAAGAAGTTTGATGAAGCTCAATCTTTTTTTGTAAAAGCTCTTGCACTCGTTGGGAATGACAATCATTATCTGAAATCCAATATCCTTCACGATATAGGCTTCTCGTTTTCTCAGCAAAAGAAACCTGACAGCGCGGTTTTATATTATCAGAAAGCTTTAAAAATTGCCAGTGACTATGGTTTTAATGAAAAGAAAATTGAAATTACAAAAAACCTGGAGGAAGCGTATAATCAATTAGGGGATATCCAAAATGTTCAGAAATATAAATTAAAAAACCTTGAACTTAAAGACAGTGTCGCCTACAATCAGAAAATGGCAGTAAATAAAACGCTTAATCAAAAGGAGGAAAATTTTGACCGCCAGCTGATCAGGAGCCATAGTGTATCAAAGGGGCTGATTGCTGCCTGTACCCTGCTGCTGCTCATTTTGGGAGTGGTTATTTTTAAGATGATCAGTCTCAGAAAAAAACATAAAAAAGCAGTCGCTCAGATTTACCAGCAGGGAATCACCCCGGTAGCCTATGAAGAAGACCCGCAGGAAACCGAAGATCAGTCCGGGAACAACATTCCGGCAGATATAAAAATTTCTCCTGAAGCGGAACAGCATATTTTACATGGCTTACAAACTTTTGAAGGGAGTTTCGATTTTAATCATAAAAACATTTCACGTTATAATGTATCCAACACCCTGAATGTAAATACAAAATACCTGTCGGCGGTCATCAAAAAACATAAAAGCTTCAATTTCAACCAATACATTAACCATCTGAGGATCAATTATATTGTTGATAAACTAAAGAGTGACCCTCAATACCGTAAATATAAGATCAATCATCTTGCAGAGCTCACAGGATATTCTTCACACAGTGCTTTTTCCATTGAATTCAAAAAAATTACAGGAATACACCCTTCTGCATTTATCAAAGCCCTTGACAGCATTTCTTAA
- a CDS encoding pseudouridine synthase produces MLEILYRDEHLIAINKPSGLLVHKSFYTGEANTYAIQELRDQIGQYVFPVHRLDRKTSGVLLFTLDKDTLRIMNDQFAARQVEKKYLAILRGWTKEEETIDYDLINDDGIQQNAITYYHRLQTSEIDLAFREHQTSRYCLVEAIPETGRMHQLRKHFKHILHPILGSRPHGCNKQNKLWLETFNMNKMMLHAHQLTFNHPITNEKITLNATVNEEFKRVAGILNFDLSLYS; encoded by the coding sequence ATGTTAGAAATTCTTTATCGCGACGAACATCTTATTGCCATCAATAAACCAAGCGGGCTATTGGTTCATAAATCTTTTTATACAGGAGAAGCAAATACTTACGCCATCCAGGAATTAAGAGATCAGATTGGGCAGTATGTTTTCCCTGTGCATCGTTTAGACCGGAAAACTTCGGGTGTTTTGTTGTTTACTTTAGATAAAGATACCCTTAGAATAATGAATGATCAATTTGCGGCACGGCAAGTTGAAAAAAAATATTTAGCGATTCTTCGTGGGTGGACGAAAGAAGAAGAAACCATCGATTATGACTTGATTAATGATGACGGAATCCAGCAAAATGCAATTACCTATTATCATCGTTTACAGACTTCAGAAATAGATTTAGCTTTTAGAGAACATCAAACTTCCCGCTATTGCTTGGTAGAAGCCATTCCGGAAACGGGTAGAATGCATCAGCTGAGAAAGCATTTTAAACATATTTTACATCCTATTTTGGGAAGCCGTCCTCATGGCTGCAATAAACAAAATAAATTGTGGCTGGAGACTTTCAATATGAACAAAATGATGCTTCATGCGCATCAATTGACTTTTAATCATCCCATTACCAACGAAAAAATTACGCTGAATGCAACTGTCAACGAAGAGTTCAAAAGAGTAGCAGGTATTTTGAATTTCGATTTGAGTTTGTATTCTTAG
- a CDS encoding YdeI/OmpD-associated family protein — translation MEKHSPKIDAYIEKSQDFAKSILDYIRETVHEFCPDAEETMKWSFPHFTYQGENLCAMASFKHHCTFGFWLEKEMKTMKEITQDIEKNSMFSLGKITKIEHLPPKVQLKKAIKEAMELTEMGITMKKAPPSKTETEIPDYFQTALNENKKALTVFEKGSPSFRKEYINWITEAKTETTRSKRMEQSLEWIADGKSRNWKYEKK, via the coding sequence ATGGAAAAACACAGTCCGAAAATAGATGCTTATATTGAAAAATCTCAGGATTTTGCAAAATCTATTCTAGATTATATCCGTGAAACCGTTCATGAATTCTGTCCGGATGCAGAAGAGACGATGAAATGGAGTTTTCCGCACTTTACTTATCAGGGGGAAAATCTTTGTGCGATGGCTTCTTTTAAACACCATTGTACCTTCGGGTTCTGGCTGGAAAAGGAGATGAAGACGATGAAAGAGATCACTCAGGACATTGAAAAAAATTCCATGTTCAGCCTAGGAAAGATCACCAAAATTGAACATCTTCCGCCAAAAGTTCAGCTTAAAAAGGCAATTAAAGAAGCGATGGAACTTACCGAAATGGGAATTACGATGAAAAAAGCACCGCCATCTAAAACGGAAACTGAAATCCCTGATTATTTTCAGACCGCTTTGAATGAAAATAAAAAAGCTTTAACCGTTTTTGAAAAAGGATCACCGTCTTTCAGAAAAGAATATATCAACTGGATCACGGAAGCTAAAACTGAAACGACCAGAAGCAAAAGAATGGAACAGTCTTTGGAATGGATAGCCGACGGAAAATCCAGAAACTGGAAGTACGAAAAAAAATAA
- a CDS encoding SDR family NAD(P)-dependent oxidoreductase produces the protein MNLQLEGKKAFISGSTQGIGLAIAKKLLDEGCHVVINGRNPVRILEVINILKTNYPNSAITGITADFSNSEQVESMLGQIGPIDILINNVGIFELKNFQDITDADWLNIFNVNVMSSIRLTQKLLPHMLEQNWGRIIFISSESGVNIPADMIHYGMSKAAMNAVANGVSKLTKGKNVTVNTLLGGPTYSDGVAKAVEQIADINRLNVNDLKSSIIQQTNPDSLLQRFIEPDEIASMAVFLSSSLSQAVNGASIRVDGGTLKVI, from the coding sequence ATGAATTTACAATTAGAAGGGAAAAAAGCGTTTATCAGTGGTTCCACTCAGGGAATAGGGCTGGCCATTGCAAAAAAATTATTAGATGAAGGCTGTCATGTAGTGATCAACGGCAGAAATCCTGTCAGAATTCTGGAAGTGATCAATATTCTTAAAACAAATTACCCAAACTCAGCTATCACAGGGATAACCGCTGATTTTTCAAACTCAGAACAGGTTGAAAGCATGCTTGGACAAATAGGCCCCATTGACATTTTAATTAATAATGTCGGAATATTTGAATTGAAAAATTTTCAGGACATTACGGATGCTGACTGGCTCAATATTTTTAACGTCAATGTAATGAGCAGTATACGGTTAACACAAAAATTACTTCCCCATATGTTAGAACAGAATTGGGGTAGAATTATTTTTATCAGCAGTGAATCCGGGGTGAATATTCCGGCGGATATGATTCATTACGGCATGTCAAAAGCGGCAATGAATGCTGTAGCTAATGGAGTTTCCAAGTTGACGAAAGGTAAAAATGTAACGGTTAATACATTGCTGGGCGGTCCTACCTACTCAGACGGGGTGGCAAAAGCAGTTGAGCAGATCGCAGATATTAACCGCCTTAATGTTAATGACCTAAAATCTTCTATCATACAGCAAACCAATCCGGATTCTCTCTTACAACGTTTCATAGAACCCGATGAGATTGCCTCTATGGCTGTATTTCTTTCAAGTTCTTTATCTCAGGCTGTCAATGGGGCTTCTATACGTGTAGATGGGGGAACCTTAAAAGTAATATAA
- a CDS encoding quinone-dependent dihydroorotate dehydrogenase produces MYKTLIRPILFKFDPEEVHYFTFSMLKNFSFLTKLFLPKPIVDKRLEREVFGLKFKNPVGLAAGFDKNAVLFNELSDLGFGFIEIGTLTPKGQPGNDKKRLFRLMEDSAIINRMGFNNDGVDAAVERLKKNKNVLIGGNIGKNKVTPNEEAVNDYKICFEKLFPYVDYFVVNVSSPNTPNLRALQDKEPLTELLGTLQKMNTEKANPKPILLKIAPDLSDDQLLDIIDIVKETEIAGVIASNTTLSRENLSSENKSETGGLSGKPLTKRSTEVIRFLSEKSNRAFPIIGVGGIHSAKDAIDKLDAGASLVQLYTGFIYEGPELINEINKELLKRASRLPR; encoded by the coding sequence ATGTACAAAACCCTGATCCGTCCCATTCTTTTTAAATTCGATCCAGAAGAAGTTCATTATTTTACTTTTTCGATGCTTAAAAATTTCTCTTTTTTAACAAAACTTTTTCTCCCAAAACCTATTGTAGACAAGAGATTGGAAAGAGAAGTCTTTGGCCTGAAATTTAAAAATCCGGTTGGATTGGCGGCAGGTTTCGACAAAAATGCAGTGCTTTTTAACGAGCTTTCAGATCTTGGTTTCGGATTTATAGAAATCGGAACGTTGACTCCAAAAGGTCAACCCGGAAATGATAAAAAAAGATTGTTCCGATTAATGGAAGATTCTGCAATCATTAACAGAATGGGCTTTAATAATGACGGAGTAGATGCAGCTGTAGAACGCCTTAAAAAAAATAAAAATGTCCTTATCGGTGGAAACATCGGAAAAAATAAAGTGACTCCTAACGAGGAAGCTGTAAATGACTATAAAATCTGCTTCGAGAAACTTTTTCCTTACGTAGATTATTTTGTCGTGAATGTAAGCTCACCAAATACACCCAATCTCCGTGCATTGCAGGATAAGGAACCTTTAACAGAGCTTCTGGGAACACTGCAAAAAATGAACACTGAAAAAGCAAATCCAAAACCTATCCTTCTTAAAATAGCTCCGGATTTGTCTGATGATCAGCTTTTAGACATCATTGATATTGTAAAAGAAACAGAAATTGCAGGCGTTATTGCTTCCAATACAACGCTTTCACGCGAAAATTTAAGTTCAGAAAATAAATCAGAAACAGGTGGGCTTTCCGGAAAGCCGCTTACAAAGAGATCTACTGAAGTGATCCGTTTCCTTTCAGAGAAAAGCAACAGAGCGTTTCCAATCATTGGAGTAGGAGGAATTCATTCTGCAAAAGACGCCATCGATAAACTGGATGCAGGAGCAAGCCTGGTACAGCTTTACACCGGATTTATTTATGAAGGCCCGGAACTGATTAATGAAATCAATAAAGAACTTTTAAAGAGAGCCAGCAGGCTTCCAAGATAA